One Manihot esculenta cultivar AM560-2 chromosome 6, M.esculenta_v8, whole genome shotgun sequence DNA segment encodes these proteins:
- the LOC110617118 gene encoding NAC domain-containing protein 83: MDKFNFLREGMMKLPPGFRFQPTDEELVFEYLKRKVLSWPLPASIIPEINVFKFDPWDLPGDIEQERYFFSNKEAKYPNGNRINRATASGFWKATGVDRQIGSSKNQAMGMKKTLVFYRGKNPHASKTDWIMHEYRLVSVGNIACNNFQPTKNSSQNSSEQIEKWVLCRIFMKKRNSEINQACKDERIENVAVMSHQPRFFDFLTREKIVFDSVSSSSSSSSSSIITEVSSNGEDLGEESSSTRNFF; the protein is encoded by the exons ATGGACAAGTTCAACTTTTTAAGAGAAGGAATGATGAAATTGCCTCCAGGTTTTCGTTTTCAGCCAACAGATGAAGAGCTTGTCTTTGAGTACCTCAAACGTAAGGTCCTTTCATGGCCGTTGCCTGCTTCAATCATCCCAGAGATCAATGTCTTCAAGTTTGACCCATGGGATTTGCCTG GTGATATAGAGCAAGAGAGGTACTTCTTCAGCAACAAAGAAGCCAAGTATCCAAATGGAAACAGAATCAACAGAGCAACTGCTTCTGGTTTTTGGAAGGCGACTGGCGTAGACAGACAAATAGGTTCTAGCAAGAACCAAGCAATGGGAATGAAAAAAACTCTGGTTTTCTATAGAGGCAAGAATCCCCATGCGTCTAAAACTGATTGGATCATGCATGAATATCGCCTTGTTAGTGTAGGAAATATAGCTTGCAATAATTTTCAACCCACGAAGAACTCATCCCAG AATTCTTCTGAGCAAATAGAGAAGTGGGTTCTATGTCGAATATTTATGAAGAAAAGGAATAGTGAGATTAATCAGGCTTGTAAGGACGAGAGAATAGAGAATGTAGCTGTAATGTCTCATCAGCCCAGATTTTTTGATTTCTTGACGAGGGAGAAGATAGTTTTTGATTCTGTTTCGTCCTCTTCGTCGTCTTCAAGCTCAAGTATCATCACTGAGGTCTCTTCAAATGGAGAGGATCTCGGTGAAGAAAGCAGTAGTACTCGCAATTTCTTCTGA